In Hydractinia symbiolongicarpus strain clone_291-10 chromosome 13, HSymV2.1, whole genome shotgun sequence, a single genomic region encodes these proteins:
- the LOC130624320 gene encoding uncharacterized protein LOC130624320 gives MVALLCCGFLLLLLCNIVRKWACLRSFKHSFGRAHNRRMISLRLKNNFTQVGNPTFTLKLIFVFVVFLSNTKPSFKSSSPNNNEMSRLDRSFFSISSLDACNRVSESQLTLQLKLMALSKLKPSRHKYFYFLILLSGDICLNPGPVKYPCSSCLKPVAKTHKALSCDKCGLWAHKKCERISDKKYQQFMKTPEDKLFFVCSPCLSRNLPFANEESFGDEIPDNINITIDENFDFEAIRNGKGLKMAHLNINGLSSKLDYVKLLLHQTKLDVFSICETKIDDTITDNDVKIDGYVCYRNDRNRRGGGVLIFVNENLDSHLLKHLYFENVESLWVKVCLKKTKPIYVCGVYRPPGGSDLQSTENLCTHFKQCFNKFPKEKEVFILGDFNCNMLSKYALSSKIKELCSTLFLKQHITEPTRVTENSSTLIDLILSNSSCISKTGVMDLGISDHNLVYVIRKFKRPKFEPKTCKVRSYKNFSEEAFLKDLRNLDWSYFNNYDDLDKACEKLNKNVKTVADKHAPFKTHRFSGRVEAWVTDELIIAIKERDFLKRKASKTKSIIDWEAFKQKRNQVIGLKNRLKNEYYNDVLQDFQKRPKQLWKTIKKLVPDKSGNTTSIKRVVQNDGTETSHPKEISNTFNSFFVSVGAKLASKFSSDTTNVNPPVSGHDFRWARIETKSVEKIIRSLKLKGTVR, from the coding sequence atggtagctttgctgtgttgtgggttcctgctgctccttctgtgtaacatcgtaaggaaatgggcttgtctcagatccttcaaacatagttttggaagagcacataaccgtagaatgatctctctacgacttaaaaataactttactcaggtaggaaaccccacatttacgctaaaactgatttttgtgttcgttgtatttttgagcaatacaaaaccttcgttcaaaagtagctcacccaacaacaacgaaatgagtcgacttgataggagtttcttttctatctcttcacttgatgcctgcaatagagtttctgaaagccagctcactctccaattaaaattaatggctttatcaaaacttaagccaagcaggcacaagtatttctattttttaatcctcttgtcaggggacatctgcctcaacccaggtcctgttaagtatccctgttcttcatgcttaaaacctgtggcaaaaacacacaaagcactttcttgtgacaagtgtggattatgggctcataaaaaatgtgagcgtatttctgataaaaaatatcaacaatttatgaagactcctgaagataaactgtttttcgtttgcagtccctgtctttctcgtaatttgccctttgctaatgaggagtcatttggtgacgaaattccggacaacatcaatattactattgatgaaaactttgattttgaggcaatcagaaatgggaagggcttaaaaatggcccatctcaacattaatggtctgtcatccaaactagactatgttaaacttctgctacatcaaacaaaacttgatgtattctccatctgtgaaaccaaaattgatgacaccatcactgacaatgacgttaaaattgatggctatgtttgttataggaatgatcggaatagacgaggtgggggtgttctaatttttgttaatgaaaacttggatagccaccttttgaaacacctttacttcgaaaatgttgaatcactatgggtgaaagtgtgcctgaaaaaaactaaacctatttacgtgtgtggggtttacaggccacctggaggtagtgatttgcagagtaccgaaaacctgtgtactcattttaaacagtgttttaacaagttcccaaaagaaaaagaagtttttatcttgggagattttaactgtaacatgctttcaaaatatgctctttcctccaaaataaaggaattatgctccactcttttcctaaaacaacatattacggagccaactcgtgttactgaaaatagtagcactcttatagacttgatactttctaacagttcttgtatttctaaaactggtgtcatggatttaggcatcagtgatcacaatttagtttatgtgatcagaaaattcaaaaggccaaaatttgaacctaaaacatgcaaggttcgtagctacaagaacttcagtgaagaggcttttctgaaggacctcaggaatttagactggtcatattttaataattatgatgaccttgataaagcatgtgagaaactgaataaaaatgttaaaacagtggctgacaaacatgcccctttcaaaacacatagattttctggccgtgttgaggcatgggtcactgatgaattaataatagccatcaaagaaagagacttcttgaaacggaaagcatcaaaaacaaaatccatcatagactgggaagctttcaaacaaaaaaggaaccaggtaataggtctcaaaaatcgactcaaaaacgagtactataatgacgttttgcaggactttcaaaaacggccaaaacaactttggaaaaccataaaaaaactggttcctgataagtcaggcaatactacctcgataaaacgagtagtccaaaacgatggtacagaaacttctcacccaaaagaaatttccaacacattcaattcattttttgtcagtgttggtgccaaactagcctctaaattttcttctgacactactaatgttaatccacctgttagcggacacgattttcggtgggctcgtattgagaccaaaagtgtcgaaaaaataattagatcacTAAAACTTAAAGGGACTGTccggtaa
- the LOC130624321 gene encoding uncharacterized protein LOC130624321 isoform X2, whose amino-acid sequence MCVNIILSVAFQTWKDDTETSNHCSFVILSGKVKNKQNEAQQYYQCNRCGQHKPNRKGKRRVKMSGTCKIERNCTSTIKATFHADGKVTADICCTHYGHEKELEHTWIPKSSRNSIGSKLQQGVRRDKS is encoded by the exons ATGTGTGTAAACATTATTCTTTCCGTAGCATTTCAAACGTGGAAAGATGATACTGAAACATCAAATCATTGCAGTTTTGTTATACTCTCGGGGAaagtcaaaaacaaacaaaatgaagCTCAACAGTATTACCAATGTAATCGGTGTGGACAACACAAACCGAACAGAAAAGGAAAAAGACGCGTTAAGATGTCAG GAACctgcaaaatagaaagaaattGTACCAGCACAATCAAAGCTACTTTTCACGCTGACGGTAAAGTAACGGCAGACATATGCTGCACCCACTATGGCCATGAAAAAGAACTAGAACATACATGGATACCAAAGTCTAGCAGAAATAGTATTGGATCCAAATTACAACAG GGTGTTAGGCGGGATAAATCCTGA
- the LOC130624321 gene encoding zinc finger transcription factor family protein 17-like isoform X1, with translation MCVNIILSVAFQTWKDDTETSNHCSFVILSGKVKNKQNEAQQYYQCNRCGQHKPNRKGKRRVKMSGTCKIERNCTSTIKATFHADGKVTADICCTHYGHEKELEHTWIPKSSRNSIGSKLQQVNYSAFTH, from the exons ATGTGTGTAAACATTATTCTTTCCGTAGCATTTCAAACGTGGAAAGATGATACTGAAACATCAAATCATTGCAGTTTTGTTATACTCTCGGGGAaagtcaaaaacaaacaaaatgaagCTCAACAGTATTACCAATGTAATCGGTGTGGACAACACAAACCGAACAGAAAAGGAAAAAGACGCGTTAAGATGTCAG GAACctgcaaaatagaaagaaattGTACCAGCACAATCAAAGCTACTTTTCACGCTGACGGTAAAGTAACGGCAGACATATGCTGCACCCACTATGGCCATGAAAAAGAACTAGAACATACATGGATACCAAAGTCTAGCAGAAATAGTATTGGATCCAAATTACAACAGGTAAATTATAGCGCCTTTACGCACTAG